A region of Fusarium keratoplasticum isolate Fu6.1 chromosome 6, whole genome shotgun sequence DNA encodes the following proteins:
- a CDS encoding AB hydrolase-1 domain-containing protein — translation MEYESADIPPIPTRAHHHHARRRSLQGPSSASNKRASLPPASPEVISNLITSLSVISKPANNHFEVPPTSLSLPSSPGPGHGSFGVDYGAFHQPSLDELRQDPVSLDELAACPPVIRTSKPPSGFSPLTAAKSPKSPRSPSRENSGGLRSFIRNSTSRPSSKGSSACSKNDDTQSIGNLSIERRNAPTPELNHQRSHDSWGKKTSRSQKGLMYMSSKEQLREREVERKRASGGVSASSSGGLAVESSIHSGGRSDPFFAETAIHEEPPAHQLPIERPSPMEGPCAIPARDSSLRKTGQVRRSSARRSRREDGPLSDVIPEAEEHHKPRGETGRRKQGHTAHDQLRSSARSPVYGLQEPAPSKTTSVAGRSFLDVSQDDYGFGVDDDDDDGAPFPAVSQNRRREPSNDRHSRRRSGHQSPIPPDGVKMKRSSSRLKRLSGPLSPRPDDRSRESPSPQPVQNPTPAGYERPQSADSVDDAVESYLCSPRLSQKIRHPQTGRVISFSEVGDSEGSAVFCCVGMGLTRYITAFYDELALTLKLRLITPDRPGVGDSEPYSDGTATPLSWPDDVYAICQALKITKFSILAHSAGAIYALATALRMPQHIRGRIHLLAPWIPPSQMNVFGTSQTLPPTNAIPTSQRILRALPTPILKAANSSFMTATSSSITSSLPKNPRRAKRRTNNNGGRESTASNRNVTPSLDKENIGHDMYGKSNGHGDPDLEPPNASENMDRMQVPQGTRSPDNAILAAAADAMADKERQMTYDLRLTHAIWELATTGANPAVDLLVCLERRHTIGFRYVDITRPVVIHHGSRDTRVPVDNVKWLGKTMRRCEVRVLEGEGHGLMASASVMGSVLMEMSKEWEDWMKVTGADGRKERGRDRRGRV, via the exons ATGGAGTACGAGTCGGCTGACATCCCCCCTATCCCGACCCGcgcccatcatcaccacgcCCGACGTCGCTCTCTTCAAGgtccctcctccgcctcaaaCAAGCGTGCCAGTCTCCCTCCCGCCAGCCCCGAagtcatctccaacctcatcaccagcctcagcgtcatctccaagcccGCCAACAACCACTTCGAGGTCCCCCCGACCAGCCTCTCTTTGCCTTCTAGCCCGGGTCCCGGCCACGGCAGCTTCGGCGTCGACTACGGAGCCTTTCACCAGCCGAGCCTCGACGAACTGAGACAGGACCCCGTATCCCTCGACGAGCTCGCCGCCTGCCCCCCGGTCATCCGCACCTCGAAGCCCCCGAGCGGCTTCTCCCCCCTTACCGCCGCAAAGTCCCCCAAGAGCCCGAGAAGCCCCAGCCGTGAGAACTCGGGCGGCCTGCGCTCCTTTATACGCAACAGCACCTCGCGACCCTCGTCCAAGGGGTCATCGGCCTGCTCCAAGAATGACGACACCCAGAGCATAGGCAACCTCTCCATCGAACGCCGAAACGCGCCGACCCCCGAGCTGAACCACCAACGATCGCATGATAGCTGGGGCAAGAAGACGTCGAGGAGCCAAAAGGGGCTCATGTATATGAGTTCAAAGGAGCAGCTCCGCGAGAGGGAGGTTGAGAGGAAGCGCGCTTCCGGAGGTGTTTCTGCGTCGTCTTCTGGAGGACTTGCTGTTGAGAGCAGTATTCACAGCGGAGGACGAAGTGATCCCTTCTTTGCCGAGACGGCTATCCACGAGGAGCCGCCTGCACATCAGTTGCCTATTGAGCGTCCAAGCCCGATGGAGGGTCCTTGTGCTATCCCAGCGCGCGACTCGAGTCTAAGGAAGACAGGGCAGGTTAGACGATCGAGCGCGAGGAGATCAAGACGAGAGGATGGACCACTGAGTGATGTTATACCTGAAGCCGAGGAACACCACAAGCCACGGGGGGAAACCGGGAGAAGAAAGCAGGGACATACCGCACATGATCAATTACGGTCGTCTGCCAGGTCACCAGTCTATGGACTTCAAGAACCAGCTCCTTCCAAGACGACGAGCGTAGCTGGTAGGAGTTTCCTCGACGTTAGCCAAGATGACTACGGTTTTGGggtcgacgacgatgatgacgacggtgCGCCGTTCCCTGCTGTGTCGCAAAATCGGCGGCGAGAACCAAGCAACGACCGTCACAGTCGTCGTCGATCAGGTCATCAAAGCCCAATTCCTCCTGATGGTGTCAAGATGAAGCGGAGCAGTTCACGACTCAAGCGTTTATCTGGACCGCTGAGCCCTCGACCCGACGACCGAAGTCGCGAATCGCCAAGTCCTCAACCAGTTCAGAACCCAACCCCAGCAGGATATGAGCGTCCTCAGTCGGCTGATTCCGTTGACGATGCTGTCGAATCTTATCTCTGCTCTCCCCGCCTGTCACAAAAGATCCGGCATCCTCAGACTGGTCGCGTCATCTCCTTTTCTGAAGTCGGTGACTCGGAAGGATCGGCTGTGTTTTGCTGTGTCGGAATGGGACTTACTAGATACATCACTGCTTTCTACGATGAACTAGCGTTAACGTTGAAGCTGCGGCTGATCACTCCTGATCGTCCTGGTGTTGGAGACAGTGAGCCATACTCGGATGGGACTGCTACGCCGCTCAGCTGGCCAG ATGATGTCTATGCTATTTGCCAGGCTTTGAAGATTACAAAGTTCTCTATCTTGGCTCATTCCGCCGGCGCCATCTATGCCTTGGCCACGGCACTCCGTATGCCTCAGCACATCCGCGGTAGAATTCACCTCCTGGCGCCATGGattcctccatctcagatGAACGTCTTTGGTACATCGCAAACCCTTCCCCCGACAAACGCTATTCCGACCTCGCAGCGAATCCTACGAGCCCTTCCTACCCCTATTCTCAAAGCCGCCAACAGCAGTTTCATGACCGCGACGAGCAGCTCTATTACAAGCTCATTACCCAAGAACCCTCGCCGGGCTAAGCGGAGGACAAATAACAACGGCGGAAGAGAGAGTACAGCGAGCAATCGGAATGTGACGCCTAGCTTGGACAAGGAGAATATTGGTCACGACATGTACGGCAAGTCCAACGGCCATGGTGATCCTGATCTGGAGCCCCCGAACGCATCAGAGAACATGGATAGGATGCAGGTGCCTCAGGGCACAAGGAGTCCTGATAacgccatcttggcagcagcTGCAGATGCCATGGCAGACAAGGAACGCCAGATGACGTACGACCTGCGGTTAACACACGCTATTTGGGAACTGGCAACAACGGGAGCAAATCCAGCCGTGGACCTCCTAGTATGTCTCGAACGACGACACACAATCGGCTTCCGATACGTCGACATTACTCGACCAGTGGTTATCCACCACGGAAGCAGAGACACGCGTGTCCCCGTGGACAATGTCAAGTGGCTCGGCAAGACGATGCGGAGGTGCGAGGTCAGAGTcctcgagggagagggacaCGGCCTCATGGCTAGCGCGAGCGTCATGGGCTCGGTGCTCATGGAGATGAGCAAGGAGTGGGAGGACTGGATGAAGGTTACTGGCGCTGACGGACGGAAAGAACGCGGTAGAGACCGGAGGGGGAGAGTTTAA
- a CDS encoding Fatty acid hydroxylase domain-containing protein has protein sequence MDVLLSLPILSYLLSPASASWSTSLNLLFFYMTWTTLVLSHTPLRIRLLGSLAIRIVLYLIPSLLTLLFDAAVPSLAESIKLGGRASLPPRDARTLARQVALVMFNLALVTGVEGASSLGFSYVFKDNDFKTTSTLPLPWQLAKHIVLLLTAREVLTYYIHRYTLHSSSTIGKYHRRFAHARAAAPYSLLLFADHPIPLLLQRFVPIYLPALALRPHLLTYFLFLSLCTAEETLSMSGYSIVPGIIMGGMTRRTAVHYASGGDCNYGAWGFLDWVNGTGRGRDVLEDVKAEAEKHHVKERSAKKVDGGMGAIQDGIDKLTNGNEDGRRRSSRLRSKRAS, from the coding sequence ATGGATGTCCTCCTCTCTCTACCCATACTCTCCTACCTCCTGTCGCCTGCTTCGGCGTCATGGTCGACTTCTCTTAACCTCTTGTTCTTTTACATGACATGGACGACTCTCGTCCTCTCCCACACTCCGCTGCGAATCCGCCTCCTAGGCTCTCTCGCGATACGAATAGTCCTCTATCTAATACCGTCGCTACTCACGCTTCTGTTCGATGCGGCGGTCCCCAGCCTCGCTGAGTCCATCAAGCTTGGCGGCCGTGCATCACTCCCGCCCCGTGATGCCCGTACACTAGCCCGGCAGGTTGCACTCGTCATGTTCAACCTCGCCCTCGTGACGGGTGTCGAGGGCGCTTCAAGTCTGGGGTTTTCCTACGTCTTCAAAGACAATGACTTCAAGACGACGTCGACTCTTCCACTACCATGGCAGCTAGCGAAGCATATTGTCTTGCTACTCACGGCGCGAGAGGTGCTCACGTATTACATCCACCGTTACACGCTGCATTCCTCGTCGACCATTGGTAAATACCACCGTCGCTTCGCTCACGCTCGCGCTGCGGCGCCTTATagccttctcctctttgccGACCACCCaattcctcttctcctccaacgTTTCGTCCCCATCTACCTACCTGCTCTGGCATTGCGACCACACCTCTTGACTTACTTCCTGTTCCTTTCCCTCTGCACCGCCGAGGAAACCCTATCCATGTCCGGCTACAGCATTGTTCCGGGCATCATAATGGGCGGGATGACGCGGCGAACGGCGGTACACTATGCTAGTGGCGGGGATTGCAATTATGGCGCCTGGGGATTCCTCGACTGGGTTAACGGCACCGGACGGGGTCGGGATGTGCTTGAGGACGTCAAGGCCGAAGCAGAGAAGCATCATGTTAAGGAGAGGTCTGCGAAAAAGGTGGATGGTGGTATGGGAGCGATTCAGGATGGAATTGACAAGTTGACGAATGGGAATGAagatgggaggaggaggagttcGAGGTTGAGGTCAAAGAGAGCTTCTTAA